The following are encoded together in the Flavobacterium haoranii genome:
- the prmA gene encoding 50S ribosomal protein L11 methyltransferase, which produces MSNIYIGYHFTVEPKELGSEILVAELGELPFESFIETENGVSAYIQKEFWNENILDDVYILGNEEFKISYEFEEIEQVNWNEEWEKNFTPIDVDGKCYVRAPFHEKSNAEYEVVIEPKMSFGTGHHETTHMMIQHLLETDLVGKKTLDMGCGTAILAILAEMKGAQPIDAIDIDNWCYLNSIENAERNNCKQISVYEGDASLLVGKKYDVIIANINRNILLNDMQTYVDCLNENGILFLSGFYTEDFEAINASCVSKGLTFEKDIVRNNWMSLKYNKNS; this is translated from the coding sequence ATGTCAAACATATACATTGGTTATCATTTTACGGTTGAACCAAAAGAACTAGGTTCTGAAATATTAGTTGCCGAATTAGGAGAATTACCTTTTGAAAGTTTTATTGAAACTGAAAATGGAGTTTCGGCTTACATACAAAAAGAGTTTTGGAACGAAAACATTTTAGACGATGTTTATATTTTAGGAAATGAGGAGTTTAAAATTTCTTATGAGTTTGAAGAGATAGAGCAAGTAAATTGGAACGAAGAATGGGAAAAGAATTTCACTCCTATTGATGTTGATGGAAAATGTTATGTTCGTGCACCATTTCATGAAAAGTCTAATGCTGAATATGAAGTTGTTATTGAACCTAAAATGAGTTTCGGTACTGGACATCATGAAACTACGCATATGATGATTCAGCACTTATTAGAAACCGATTTAGTTGGCAAAAAAACTTTAGACATGGGCTGCGGAACTGCAATTTTAGCAATTTTAGCAGAAATGAAAGGAGCACAACCAATAGATGCTATAGATATTGATAATTGGTGTTATTTGAATTCAATTGAAAATGCAGAGCGTAACAATTGTAAACAAATTTCGGTTTATGAAGGAGATGCTTCATTATTAGTTGGAAAAAAGTATGATGTAATTATTGCCAATATTAATAGAAACATTCTTTTAAACGATATGCAAACCTATGTAGATTGTTTAAATGAAAATGGAATATTATTTTTAAGCGGATTTTACACCGAAGATTTTGAAGCTATAAATGCAAGTTGTGTTTCTAAAGGTTTAACTTTCGAAAAAGATATTGTTAGAAACAACTGGATGTCATTAAAAT
- a CDS encoding porin: MKLFSYLLLFLFSVIGFSQEKNDSLKTSNDLKLAALPYYNYGKGLGITSADSLFQLNIRFRMQNRVTYFNEEGKDNRYEAHIRRLRLRFDGYVYNPKFIYVIQLSFAPGDVGEVHEGENINIIRDAVFYYRPNKHWNILFGQTKLPGNRQRVNSSGALQLTDRSINNAKFTIDRDFGVQVYYLQESPEKFSYNVKTAISKGDGRNWTQTSDDGVALTGKVELFPFGSFTKNGIYFEGDLVREKKPKLMLSGVFQQNNRAVRTNGQLGVLLFEPRTMKSYFADLMFKYNGWAFMSAYMQRESKDLITYNPDDFTDFNYVFAGKGMDYQLSYLFRNDYELIGRFSNQFVDKEIRVFTPDTKQYSLGVTKYIREHAFKLQAEVTMDEKTYYDGTTKNNWYVRAQLEIGI, translated from the coding sequence ATGAAACTTTTTAGCTATTTACTACTATTCCTATTCTCAGTAATAGGCTTTTCGCAAGAAAAAAATGATTCTTTAAAAACTTCCAACGATTTAAAATTAGCTGCATTACCTTATTATAATTATGGTAAAGGATTAGGAATAACTTCAGCAGATAGTTTATTTCAGTTAAATATTCGTTTTAGAATGCAAAATAGGGTAACTTATTTTAATGAAGAAGGAAAAGATAATAGATATGAAGCACATATTAGAAGATTACGACTTCGTTTTGATGGTTATGTTTATAATCCTAAATTTATATATGTAATTCAGCTTTCTTTTGCTCCTGGCGATGTAGGCGAAGTTCATGAAGGTGAAAATATTAATATTATTAGAGATGCGGTATTTTATTACCGACCAAACAAACACTGGAACATTTTATTCGGACAAACAAAACTTCCAGGAAACCGTCAACGTGTAAATTCTTCTGGAGCTTTACAATTAACAGATCGTTCTATTAATAATGCAAAATTTACTATCGATAGAGATTTTGGAGTTCAAGTTTATTATTTACAAGAATCTCCAGAAAAATTCTCTTACAATGTAAAAACAGCAATTTCGAAAGGAGATGGAAGAAACTGGACACAAACTTCTGATGATGGAGTTGCATTAACTGGTAAAGTAGAGTTATTTCCTTTTGGAAGTTTTACTAAAAATGGTATTTACTTTGAAGGCGATTTAGTTCGTGAGAAGAAACCAAAATTAATGTTATCTGGTGTTTTTCAACAAAATAACAGAGCTGTAAGAACAAATGGTCAACTTGGAGTATTACTTTTTGAACCAAGAACAATGAAATCTTATTTTGCAGATTTAATGTTTAAATACAATGGTTGGGCTTTTATGTCGGCTTATATGCAAAGAGAATCAAAAGATTTAATTACTTATAATCCAGATGATTTTACCGATTTTAATTATGTTTTTGCTGGAAAAGGGATGGATTATCAATTGAGTTATTTATTTAGAAACGATTACGAATTAATTGGTCGTTTTTCAAATCAGTTTGTAGATAAAGAAATTAGAGTTTTTACACCAGATACCAAACAATATAGTTTAGGAGTAACCAAGTATATTAGAGAACATGCATTTAAACTTCAAGCAGAAGTAACTATGGATGAAAAAACATATTATGATGGAACTACAAAAAATAATTGGTACGTAAGAGCTCAGCTTGAAATAGGAATTTAA
- a CDS encoding CvfB family protein produces the protein MLNIGQYNTLKVLRHTKVGLFLGDEENDVLLPNKYVPKEYFIGDEMNVFVYLDHEERPVATTLRPYVKLNEFAHLKVNFINKFGAFLDWGLEKDLFVPFKEQAVNMEVNKRYLVYVYLDEQTNRLVATSKVNKYFSEDFPPYEPNQEVEVMISHFTDLGVNVIIENQYKGLVFAGEVFKDLKLGTKTKAYIKQVRPDGKIDVTFKKIGIESIDEDAAILLKELKANNGYLGLTDKSHPEEIKTVLQMSKKSFKKAVGNLYKQRLIDIRENGISLL, from the coding sequence ATGCTAAACATAGGTCAATACAATACTTTAAAAGTATTACGACATACAAAAGTGGGTTTGTTCTTAGGAGACGAAGAAAATGATGTACTTTTACCAAATAAGTATGTACCAAAAGAATATTTTATTGGTGACGAAATGAACGTTTTTGTTTATTTAGATCACGAAGAACGTCCTGTTGCAACGACACTTAGACCTTATGTAAAACTTAATGAGTTTGCACATTTAAAAGTGAATTTCATTAATAAATTTGGAGCATTTTTAGATTGGGGATTAGAGAAAGATTTGTTCGTTCCCTTTAAGGAGCAAGCAGTTAACATGGAAGTAAATAAACGCTATTTAGTTTATGTTTACTTAGATGAACAAACAAATCGTTTAGTTGCTACAAGCAAGGTTAATAAATATTTCTCGGAAGATTTTCCTCCTTACGAACCTAATCAAGAAGTGGAAGTAATGATTTCACATTTTACCGATTTAGGTGTTAATGTTATTATCGAAAATCAATACAAAGGATTAGTTTTTGCAGGTGAAGTTTTCAAAGATTTAAAATTAGGAACCAAAACCAAAGCTTACATAAAACAAGTTCGTCCTGATGGAAAAATTGATGTTACTTTTAAAAAAATAGGAATTGAATCTATAGACGAAGATGCAGCAATTTTACTAAAAGAATTAAAAGCAAATAATGGTTATTTAGGTTTAACAGATAAAAGCCATCCAGAAGAAATTAAAACGGTTTTACAAATGAGTAAAAAATCATTTAAAAAAGCAGTTGGAAATTTATACAAACAAAGATTAATAGATATTAGAGAAAACGGAATATCACTATTATAG
- a CDS encoding YheT family hydrolase: MPFLENTSYNHQVPFLHKNAHFSTIYAGKFKKFLAPNYSREIIELFDGDFLAIDFQIRNTKKAVILCHGLEGNSQRTYINSCATLFLENDYSVFAWNNRTCSGKMNRLPKMYHHASIEDLDAVIKFTLSKGFEEVYLIGFSMGGAQVLNYFGRINEIDSRVKAGVSVSVPIEIKASADSLKKGFNKVYMYNFLIGLKHKLKLKAAQFPEVITLEKVKQIRDFDFLDDNFTAPLHGFIDRNDYYYQVSPARSLNNVKHPVLILNSYDDPFLGEGCFPVQLAENKENLFLEVTNYGGHCAFPIKDSNYSYAEIKALEFFSNVNNCKDEKTLF; this comes from the coding sequence ATGCCATTCTTAGAAAATACAAGCTACAACCATCAGGTGCCTTTTTTGCATAAAAATGCTCATTTCTCTACTATTTATGCCGGAAAGTTTAAAAAGTTTTTAGCACCAAATTATTCTCGCGAAATCATTGAATTGTTTGATGGCGATTTTTTAGCTATAGATTTTCAAATTAGAAATACTAAAAAAGCAGTTATTTTGTGTCACGGTTTAGAAGGAAATTCGCAAAGAACTTATATAAACAGTTGCGCAACATTATTTCTAGAGAACGATTATTCAGTTTTTGCTTGGAACAATAGAACTTGTAGTGGTAAAATGAATCGTTTGCCAAAAATGTATCATCATGCTTCAATTGAAGATTTAGATGCTGTTATAAAATTTACTTTATCTAAAGGATTTGAAGAAGTTTATTTAATTGGTTTTTCAATGGGTGGAGCTCAAGTTTTAAATTATTTTGGCCGAATTAATGAAATAGACTCTCGAGTTAAAGCAGGAGTTTCAGTTTCTGTCCCTATTGAGATTAAGGCAAGTGCAGATTCACTTAAAAAGGGATTTAATAAAGTATACATGTACAATTTTTTAATTGGTTTAAAACATAAATTGAAATTAAAAGCAGCGCAATTTCCTGAAGTAATCACTTTAGAAAAAGTTAAACAAATTAGAGATTTCGATTTTCTAGATGATAATTTTACAGCTCCCTTACATGGTTTTATTGATCGAAACGATTATTATTACCAAGTTTCTCCTGCAAGAAGTTTAAATAATGTAAAACATCCTGTACTAATTTTAAATTCCTATGATGATCCTTTTTTAGGAGAAGGTTGTTTTCCTGTGCAACTTGCAGAAAATAAAGAGAATTTGTTTTTAGAAGTTACAAATTATGGAGGTCATTGTGCTTTTCCTATAAAAGATTCTAATTATAGCTATGCTGAAATAAAAGCTTTAGAATTTTTCAGTAATGTTAATAATTGTAAAGATGAAAAAACTCTCTTCTGA
- the ygiD gene encoding 4,5-DOPA-extradiol-dioxygenase, with translation MITTNQFYSWSKDLNEADTLMPVLFIGHGSPMNAIEDNEFSQRWHKMGQEIPEPRAVVVISAHWLTRGTFVTAMNQPKTIHDFGGFPQALFDVQYPAPGEPSLAVEIQKMITNPAVELDHDWGLDHGTWSVVKHMYPNADIPVLQLSIDYHKPAEYHYQLAKQLLNLRKKGVLIIGSGNMVHNLRMVAWDKMNVDNYGYDWAIEMNNIFKNKILSKDHKALFEYEKLNSAAKLAIPTPDHYYPLIYSLALQTDNDKVEFFNDKLVAGSLTMTSVKIG, from the coding sequence ATGATAACAACAAATCAATTCTATAGTTGGTCTAAAGATTTAAACGAGGCCGACACTTTAATGCCGGTTTTATTTATCGGTCATGGATCTCCCATGAATGCAATTGAGGACAATGAGTTTTCTCAGCGTTGGCATAAAATGGGGCAAGAAATTCCAGAACCTAGAGCGGTTGTAGTAATTTCGGCACATTGGTTAACAAGAGGAACTTTTGTAACAGCAATGAATCAGCCAAAAACAATTCACGATTTTGGTGGTTTTCCACAAGCTTTATTTGATGTACAATATCCTGCACCAGGTGAACCTTCATTAGCGGTAGAAATACAAAAAATGATTACGAACCCAGCAGTAGAACTAGATCACGATTGGGGATTAGATCACGGAACTTGGTCGGTTGTGAAACATATGTATCCAAATGCCGATATTCCGGTTTTACAGTTAAGTATAGATTACCATAAACCTGCGGAATATCATTATCAATTAGCAAAGCAATTATTAAACCTACGTAAAAAAGGAGTTTTAATTATTGGGAGTGGAAACATGGTACATAATCTTAGAATGGTAGCTTGGGATAAAATGAATGTAGATAATTATGGTTACGATTGGGCTATAGAAATGAACAATATATTTAAAAACAAGATATTAAGTAAAGATCATAAAGCGTTATTCGAATATGAAAAATTGAATAGTGCAGCTAAATTAGCGATACCAACTCCAGATCATTATTATCCTTTAATTTATAGTTTGGCTTTACAAACTGATAATGATAAAGTAGAATTTTTTAACGATAAGTTAGTGGCAGGTTCCTTAACCATGACCTCGGTAAAAATAGGTTAA
- a CDS encoding serine hydrolase domain-containing protein: protein MSKFYSEKINVDHFSGGFLVAKNGEIIFEDYEGFSNYKDKKKIDKNAPLHLASISKVLTASVILRMIDEGKLQLEDTFQKYFPEFPFEKITIQTLLNHRSGIPNYAYFTDKKEIWNKSEMLYNTDVLKIICDGKIDLEFRPDSKFSYCNTNYALLALLVEKISNMPFPEAMQKLLFEPLNMKSTYIFDYKKDKDTASLSYKSTWEKIPYDHLDAVYGDKNIYSTPRDLLKFDLATYSNKFFSDSLRAKIFKGYSYESKGVKNYGLGIRLREWENDVTMFYHNGWWHGSTTSYLTLKKDTVTIIGLSNKFTRKVYQTKQLSVLFGNYPFELEED from the coding sequence ATTTCAAAATTTTATAGTGAAAAAATAAATGTCGATCACTTTAGTGGCGGATTTTTAGTTGCCAAAAACGGAGAAATCATTTTTGAAGATTATGAAGGTTTTTCAAATTATAAAGACAAAAAGAAGATTGATAAAAATGCTCCTTTACATTTAGCTTCAATTAGTAAAGTGCTTACTGCTAGTGTGATTTTGAGAATGATTGATGAAGGAAAATTGCAATTAGAAGATACCTTTCAAAAATATTTTCCAGAATTTCCTTTCGAAAAAATAACAATTCAAACGCTTTTAAATCATAGAAGTGGTATTCCTAACTATGCTTACTTTACAGATAAAAAGGAAATTTGGAATAAAAGTGAAATGCTTTATAATACAGATGTTTTAAAGATTATTTGTGATGGAAAAATAGATTTAGAATTTAGACCCGATTCAAAATTTAGTTACTGTAATACAAATTATGCACTTCTAGCTTTATTGGTTGAAAAAATTAGTAATATGCCGTTTCCTGAAGCAATGCAAAAATTGCTTTTTGAACCATTAAACATGAAAAGCACTTATATCTTTGACTATAAAAAAGATAAAGACACGGCTAGTTTATCTTATAAAAGCACTTGGGAAAAAATTCCTTACGATCATTTAGATGCAGTATATGGCGATAAAAATATATATTCGACACCCAGAGATTTATTAAAGTTTGATTTAGCAACTTATTCTAACAAATTTTTCTCCGATTCATTAAGAGCCAAAATTTTTAAAGGTTATAGTTACGAAAGTAAAGGTGTAAAAAATTATGGTTTAGGAATAAGACTTCGAGAATGGGAAAATGATGTTACCATGTTTTATCACAATGGATGGTGGCATGGAAGCACAACTTCTTATTTAACTTTGAAGAAAGATACAGTAACTATCATAGGACTTTCTAATAAATTTACTAGAAAAGTTTACCAAACAAAACAACTTTCTGTTCTGTTTGGTAATTATCCTTTTGAATTAGAGGAAGATTAA
- a CDS encoding PH domain-containing protein yields the protein MYKSSVSNTSRVIFIAVILIIVATTLPVFFSNDFHALLIVTIINGITLLLLLWIIFRTNYTIDESYLICKSGPFKKKIKIQSISKISYHKGIIVPSFWKFSLNHYGLIINYQKFEDVYISPKDEIDFIAELTQINPNIIIVESK from the coding sequence ATGTATAAATCATCTGTAAGTAATACATCTAGAGTAATTTTTATAGCAGTAATTTTAATTATTGTTGCTACAACTTTACCTGTGTTTTTCTCGAATGATTTTCATGCTTTACTAATTGTTACAATTATCAACGGCATTACACTTCTATTACTACTTTGGATAATTTTTAGAACAAATTATACCATTGACGAGAGTTATTTAATTTGTAAATCGGGACCATTTAAAAAGAAAATAAAAATTCAATCGATATCAAAAATATCATATCATAAAGGTATTATTGTGCCAAGTTTTTGGAAATTTTCTTTAAACCATTATGGGTTGATTATTAATTATCAAAAATTTGAAGATGTTTACATTTCTCCAAAAGATGAAATAGATTTTATTGCCGAACTTACCCAAATTAACCCCAATATCATCATTGTTGAATCTAAATGA
- a CDS encoding C1 family peptidase, which produces MKKIYIPAIALFGFLNSFSQNYEFKEVINLEHLPVISQDNTGTCWSFSTSSFLESEIYRITGKKIDLSEMYQARTTYPIKAENYVLRQGSAQFSQGALAHDVINSMKNYGLVPVSVYTGLTEDEKKHNHTELVSVLTAMVKTYTETKPLSKHWKESISKVLDTYLGEIPSKFTYDGKEYTPKSFYEMTKLNANDYVTITSFTNAPYYQNFILSVPDNFSNGSMYNLPLDEFIANIDHALEKGYTLSLDCDVSEDTFSAKYGVAFIPANESDNKNGLTEIVEEVKVTPEFRQQEYENFNTQDDHLMHIVGKVVDQKGNIYYKVKNSWGNNSARVGNNGYVYMSQAFMKLKAISVLVHKDGLEKSLAKKLK; this is translated from the coding sequence ATGAAAAAAATATATATTCCGGCAATAGCTTTATTTGGATTTCTAAATTCATTTTCTCAAAACTATGAATTTAAGGAAGTTATCAATTTAGAGCATTTACCTGTTATTTCTCAAGACAATACTGGAACTTGTTGGAGCTTTTCTACTTCTTCATTTTTAGAGTCTGAAATTTATAGAATTACAGGTAAAAAAATTGATTTATCTGAAATGTATCAAGCAAGAACAACCTATCCTATTAAAGCTGAAAATTATGTTTTAAGACAAGGTTCGGCTCAGTTTAGCCAAGGTGCTTTGGCTCACGATGTCATTAATAGTATGAAAAATTATGGTTTAGTTCCTGTATCTGTATATACTGGATTAACAGAAGACGAAAAGAAACATAATCATACCGAATTGGTTTCTGTATTAACAGCAATGGTAAAAACGTATACCGAAACCAAACCTTTGTCGAAACATTGGAAAGAAAGTATTTCCAAAGTTTTGGATACTTATTTAGGCGAAATTCCTTCAAAATTTACTTACGATGGTAAAGAATATACTCCAAAGTCTTTTTATGAAATGACCAAGCTAAATGCAAATGATTATGTTACAATAACTTCATTTACAAATGCGCCATATTATCAAAATTTCATTTTAAGTGTACCCGATAATTTTTCAAATGGTAGTATGTATAATTTACCTTTAGATGAATTTATTGCAAATATTGATCATGCACTTGAAAAAGGATATACCTTATCATTAGATTGTGATGTTTCTGAAGATACTTTTTCTGCAAAATATGGTGTTGCATTTATTCCTGCGAACGAATCAGATAATAAAAATGGTTTAACGGAAATTGTTGAAGAAGTAAAAGTAACTCCTGAATTTCGTCAACAAGAATATGAAAATTTTAATACTCAAGACGATCACTTAATGCATATTGTTGGTAAAGTTGTCGACCAAAAAGGAAATATTTATTATAAAGTAAAAAACTCTTGGGGAAACAATTCGGCAAGAGTTGGAAATAACGGTTATGTTTACATGAGTCAAGCCTTTATGAAATTAAAAGCAATTTCAGTTTTAGTTCATAAAGACGGTTTAGAAAAAAGTTTAGCCAAAAAATTAAAGTAA
- a CDS encoding 1,4-dihydroxy-2-naphthoyl-CoA synthase, giving the protein MSKIEWQTVREYDDITYKKCNGVARIAFNRPEVRNAFRPKTTAELLDAFKDAHEDTSIGVVLLSAEGPSPKDGIWSFCSGGDQRARGHQGYVGEDGYHRLNILEVQRLIRFMPKAVIAVVPGWAVGGGHSLHVVCDLTLASKEHAIFKQTDADVTSFDGGYGSAYLAKMVGQKKAREIFFLGRNYSAQDAYEMGMVNAVIPHDELEDTAYQWAQEILEKSPISIKMLKFAMNLTDDGMVGQQVFAGEATRLAYMSDEAIEGRNAFLEKRKPNFEKKYIP; this is encoded by the coding sequence ATGAGTAAAATCGAATGGCAAACCGTTAGAGAATACGACGATATAACTTATAAAAAATGCAATGGCGTTGCTCGTATTGCATTTAATAGACCGGAAGTAAGAAATGCTTTTAGACCAAAGACTACAGCTGAACTTTTAGATGCTTTTAAAGATGCACATGAAGATACTTCAATTGGTGTAGTTTTATTATCAGCAGAAGGGCCTTCTCCTAAAGACGGAATTTGGTCTTTTTGTAGTGGAGGAGATCAAAGAGCACGAGGACATCAAGGTTACGTAGGAGAAGATGGTTACCACCGTTTAAATATTTTAGAAGTACAACGTTTAATTCGTTTTATGCCAAAAGCTGTTATCGCAGTTGTGCCAGGTTGGGCTGTTGGTGGCGGACATAGTTTACATGTTGTTTGCGATTTAACTTTAGCGAGTAAAGAACATGCTATTTTTAAACAAACAGATGCAGATGTTACTAGTTTTGATGGTGGATATGGTTCTGCATATTTAGCAAAAATGGTAGGACAAAAGAAAGCGCGTGAAATTTTCTTTTTAGGTAGAAATTACTCGGCACAAGATGCTTACGAAATGGGAATGGTAAATGCCGTGATTCCTCACGATGAATTAGAAGATACAGCTTATCAATGGGCACAAGAGATTTTGGAAAAATCACCTATTTCAATCAAAATGTTAAAGTTCGCCATGAACTTAACCGATGATGGAATGGTAGGTCAACAAGTTTTTGCTGGAGAAGCAACTCGTTTAGCTTATATGAGTGATGAAGCAATAGAAGGTAGAAACGCTTTCTTAGAAAAACGTAAACCTAATTTCGAGAAAAAATATATTCCTTAA
- a CDS encoding metal-dependent hydrolase, translating into MKITFYGHACLGIQVNDVHVLVDPFITGNPKAAHIDINSLKADYILLTHAHQDHILDVEAIAKRTDAVIVSNYEIASHYGNKGFQYHPMNHGGSWDFEFGTLKYVTAHHTSSFPDGSYGGQPGGFVIEGEHKNIYIAGDTALTMDMKLIPMRTKLDLAILPIGSNFTMDVEDAIIASDFVQCDKVLGYHFDTFGYIEINHEEAKRKFFDKNKDLMLLEIGESIEL; encoded by the coding sequence ATGAAAATTACTTTTTACGGTCATGCTTGTTTGGGAATTCAAGTTAATGATGTTCATGTTTTAGTAGATCCTTTTATTACAGGAAATCCAAAAGCCGCTCATATAGATATTAATTCTCTTAAAGCCGATTATATTTTACTAACTCATGCACATCAAGATCATATTTTAGATGTAGAAGCTATTGCAAAAAGAACAGATGCTGTTATTGTATCAAATTATGAAATTGCATCGCATTACGGTAATAAAGGCTTTCAATATCATCCAATGAATCATGGTGGAAGTTGGGATTTTGAATTTGGAACTTTAAAATATGTAACTGCACATCATACATCTTCTTTTCCAGATGGAAGTTACGGTGGTCAACCAGGTGGATTTGTAATAGAAGGTGAACATAAAAACATCTACATCGCTGGAGATACTGCACTTACAATGGACATGAAATTGATTCCAATGCGTACAAAATTAGACTTAGCAATTTTGCCTATAGGAAGTAATTTTACAATGGATGTTGAAGATGCTATTATTGCTTCAGATTTTGTACAATGTGATAAAGTTTTAGGTTATCATTTTGATACTTTTGGTTACATCGAAATCAATCATGAAGAAGCAAAACGTAAATTCTTTGATAAAAACAAAGATTTAATGCTTTTAGAAATAGGAGAATCAATTGAATTATAA
- a CDS encoding o-succinylbenzoate synthase, with translation MKASYKKYILNFKRPSGTSRGILTEKETWFLVLEKNGKTGVGECGILRTLSIDDRPDYEKKLKWVCENIHLGKDKLWDELIEFPSIQFGVEMAFLSLASKSPFELFPSEFTEGKKSMEINGLVWMGEQAFMKQQIEEKLAQGFRCIKLKIGAIDFQKELDLLHFIRQNFDEKTIEIRVDANGAFVLNEALDKLNQLSGYKLHSIEQPIKSGNLNSMSELCKKTPFPIALDEELIGVFGLKNKEQLLEKIKPQYIILKPSLVGGFKGTLEWISLAEKLNIGWWITSALESNVGLNAITQFTFTLNNLMPQGLGTGGLYTNNFDCPLFIKNGRIYYNPNENWNFIL, from the coding sequence ATGAAAGCTTCATACAAAAAATACATTTTAAATTTTAAAAGACCAAGTGGAACTTCTCGAGGAATATTAACTGAGAAAGAAACTTGGTTTCTTGTTTTAGAAAAAAACGGTAAAACAGGAGTTGGAGAGTGTGGTATTCTTAGAACCCTTTCAATAGATGATAGACCAGATTATGAAAAAAAATTAAAATGGGTTTGCGAGAATATTCATTTAGGAAAAGATAAACTTTGGGATGAATTAATAGAGTTTCCGTCAATTCAATTTGGAGTGGAAATGGCTTTTCTTTCGTTAGCTTCAAAATCTCCATTTGAATTATTTCCAAGTGAATTTACAGAAGGGAAAAAATCAATGGAAATTAATGGCTTGGTTTGGATGGGAGAACAAGCTTTTATGAAACAACAAATTGAAGAAAAATTAGCACAAGGTTTCCGTTGTATAAAGTTAAAAATTGGAGCAATAGATTTTCAAAAAGAATTAGATTTATTACATTTTATTCGCCAAAATTTTGATGAAAAAACTATTGAAATTCGTGTAGATGCAAACGGAGCTTTTGTATTAAACGAAGCTTTAGATAAATTAAATCAATTATCTGGTTATAAATTACATAGCATCGAACAACCAATTAAAAGTGGGAATCTTAATAGTATGTCAGAACTGTGTAAGAAGACACCTTTTCCTATTGCATTAGATGAAGAACTAATTGGCGTTTTTGGATTGAAAAACAAAGAGCAGTTATTAGAAAAAATTAAACCGCAATATATTATTTTGAAACCAAGTTTAGTTGGCGGTTTTAAAGGAACTTTAGAGTGGATTTCACTTGCTGAAAAGTTAAATATTGGTTGGTGGATTACTTCAGCTTTAGAAAGTAACGTCGGATTAAATGCAATAACTCAATTTACATTTACATTAAATAATCTCATGCCGCAAGGTTTAGGAACAGGAGGTTTATATACCAATAATTTTGATTGCCCTTTATTTATTAAAAATGGAAGAATTTATTATAATCCAAACGAGAATTGGAATTTTATTTTGTAA
- the miaE gene encoding tRNA-(ms[2]io[6]A)-hydroxylase, which translates to MFRLKLPTDPRWANIAEGNLEEILSDHAWCEQKAATNAINLIINNSEKPDLVEEMLKISIEEMEHFKAVHDIIQERGYEFKRERKDDYVNELAKYMKKSSNGTRESGLIERLLFAAMIEARSCERFRVLSENIQDKKLAKFYRDLMESEAMHYTTFINFARKYTETIDVEKRWNEWLEEEAKIIKNYGNKETVHG; encoded by the coding sequence ATGTTTCGATTAAAATTGCCAACCGACCCAAGATGGGCAAATATTGCTGAAGGAAATTTAGAAGAGATTTTATCAGATCACGCTTGGTGCGAACAAAAAGCTGCTACAAATGCAATTAATTTAATTATAAATAATTCCGAAAAGCCAGATTTAGTTGAAGAAATGTTGAAAATTTCTATTGAAGAAATGGAACATTTTAAAGCAGTTCACGATATTATTCAAGAGCGTGGTTATGAGTTTAAAAGAGAACGCAAAGACGATTATGTAAATGAATTGGCAAAATACATGAAGAAATCTTCAAACGGAACTCGAGAATCAGGTTTAATAGAAAGATTACTTTTTGCTGCAATGATCGAAGCGCGTAGTTGTGAGCGATTTAGAGTGTTGAGCGAAAATATTCAAGATAAAAAATTAGCAAAATTTTACAGAGATTTAATGGAAAGTGAAGCAATGCATTACACAACATTTATCAACTTTGCAAGAAAATATACCGAAACAATAGATGTTGAAAAACGTTGGAACGAATGGCTCGAAGAAGAAGCTAAGATTATAAAAAATTATGGTAATAAAGAAACCGTTCACGGTTAA